The region TGAGCCTTTTATTGTTCCCAAAGGGCTTTGGCTGCTGGCAGCTTCCCTGGACATCCAAAagcagggctgggaggagaggagtGACTTTGTCAGACAGGAATTGCCTATTTTCAGTGGGGATGACTGGGGGCGGAGTGAGTGACACTTCCTTTCCACGCTCACCAGGCTGAGTTCACCTCCCTAGAACAAATGCCGGTTTGTCAAACCACAAGGGGCCAAGACAGCCTCTTGGCCAGAAACCTCTGCTTGCTTAGTCCACACCCTCAAGAGTCTGACTGCCTGTCACCTGCtcgctgtgtggccttgggcaagttacttaacctctctgtggttcaagttcttgtctggaaaatagaACTATAATAGCACTTTCCTGACGAATATTAAGGATTAAATGTCTTAAAATATGTAGAGTTctgaaacagtgcctggcacctacAAGTGCTCAATTCATGTTTTACCATCCTCATAATATTTGCCCTATCCACCAACCAtttatattatcatttatttaatgtttttcttctaaTTAACTTAATTTTAATCTAAAACTTGATAGAAAACTTTATATCCCAACTGTAAATGGAAGAGTATATCATGTACTATGAATATAAGGTAATAGTAAATAGTAATAGTAGCTAATATTTACCAAGTCCTTGCTCCTTTCTGAACATTGAGCTAAGTGTCTTGACTTGTTAAAATCCTCACAACCCTGTGAAGTCAGCActgtcattttacagaggaagacaCTGAGGTACTGACAGATTCACAAATTTGCCTGTAGTTACACAATTAGTAAGTAAAGGAGGCAGTTCAGCTTCAGACCCCAGGGTCCTCAGCACTGCTCTATGCTGCCATGCTAACAAAAACAAGAGTATTCTACTCACGTGGTAGATGGTGGGTGAATTAGTTTCCTACGGCCGCTATAACAAAGAACCACAAACTGGACGGCTTAGAACAATGTAAATTTatccctcacagttctggaggctggatgtccaaaatcaagatgttggcTGGGCAGTGCTCCCTCTGAAACCTCTAGGAGAAGACATTCCCTTGCCTCTCCCAGCTGATGctaaatctgaagctccaatactttgaccacctgatgtgaagagctgactgattggaaaagacccgactgattggaaaagaccctgatgctgggaaagattgaggacaggaggagaagggggcaacagaggatgagatggttggatggcatcaccaactcggtggacatgcgtttgagcaaactccaggcgatagtgaaggacagggaagcctggcgtgctgcagtccatggggtggcaaagagctggacacaacttagcgactgaacaaaactCCTACCTTCAGGTACCCCCAGGCACTCCGTGGTTTGTGGTAGCACccctccagtctctgcttccatcttcacacagctgtcttctctctgtgtgtttctACCTGTGTCTCGTctcctcttcttgtaaggacaatAGCCATATTGGGTTAGGGCCCACCCTAGTGACTCATCTTAATTACATTTGCAAGACTATTTCCAAATGAGGGTACATTCACATATACCAGGAGTTAGGACTTAAACATATCTTTGGTAgaaaggggttgggggaggggcacaATTCAACAGCTGCCCACCTAAGGCTTTGAGTCTGGGGCTAAAGATTTATAAGTTCTGGAGAGTTGTTCAAAGTCAGCAACAAGCTGAGGCTGTCTCCTTTATGCAGTCAGGACTGAAGGAGTCAGGACAAAGGAAGGACAGTGCTCTGGTATTACAGTGGTGTTTAGGGCCCCGTCCAGGTCCTATGTGATTCACTtcgctgtacgcctgaaactaacacagcattgtaaatcaaccactacttttaaataaaaatttaaaagtaagaaaataaaacaaaaattaaattaaccaTCTTCTGCCCCATCATCGATACTTTGGGAAAAGAGGCTTAGCATAAGAAAGCCATATAACAATTCTTCCAGCTTCCCAGACATCCCTTGTGAAAGAGgaagatgggggcagggggaattcAACCTTCCAAACTCCAGGCAGGGTGTGGAGGGCACAAAGCTTACCTCTCTAACCTGCCTAACATGGCTGAGCTGGGACAGCAACTTCAGACAAGTAAGTGTCTTCATCAGGGGATATGTGTGAAGAAAGGACAACAGTAAACACAGTAGTGGGAAACCATTTTATTTTCGTACTACTTCAGTGAAAACTTAAGAACAATCTCTCCACCAAGAGGGATTTAAGAGGAGGGTGTGGGGAAGTGAGGAAGGAGGAGTTTTCTTGATCTATCAAATAAAAGCTTCTTTGGTTGAAGGGGCCATATAGATTTCATAGAGTTGGGAGGTCCTCACCTTGAGTTCCCGGGCCACCTGGCAGATGGAGCAAGGCCAGCAGCAGTACACCGCCAGCCAGTCCTCACACAGGGTGCCCTAGGGGAGAAACCGCGTGTGTTCTGGGGCCATCACACAGGCTCAGCTCCGCTACCTGGAGACCTCCACAGTATTACCTCACGGCCCATCCCATCCACTGCTCCCAAGATCCACCACCACCCTGAAGTCATTGCCCATGGACACAAATCCACCGGGGTTACAGGTGCCAAACACCTTGACTGCTAATCAATCCTTACAATTCAGAGACCGGCCCTCAGGGCTTCATACTTGAAAAACACTGTCTAACTGACAGAAAAGCCTCTGTCAacatctcttttttctcttagaaattaatatttataattaagtattttctttacttatttggAGTAATAAGTATATATGATCCAAAATTCCCATAGTAAGAAGGGAGAGGAAGTAAAAAGTAAATCCCCCTGGTCATCCAGTTACCTGTCAGGAGACAACCATTGTGGGCAGTTCTTATATAGACTTCCAGATAAATTCTAAGTCTAGGCATACAGATACATACAGATATGTacacattacattttaaatatatatatatatatattcttttgctaaatatatatctTTGGGATCATTTCATAAGAATAGATAAAAAGATGCCTTTTTATCTGTCCACATCTGAGTCGGTATGACTTGTCTGTCCTCAGTCTCTCCTTGTACCTCAGTCTCAACCACGCTAGAAATTATCTGGTTCTTTGAAGTGTCCTCAGGGAATCCCCTAAGTGAATTCTGTGTATGCCAGAGAGTCTACATTTTAAGTGAGATTATCCCAAGTTTATCCTTCAAATTTCGTGCATGTCTACCTGTCAttgttggaaagattgagggcaggaggaggagatgacagaggatgcaatagctggatggcatcaccaatgcaatggacatgaacttgggcacactttgggagatggtgaggatcagggaggcctggcatgctgcagtccatggggtcacaaagagtcggacacactgggtgactaaacaacaactgtctTCTCTTGATGTaataagagagaaacagaagtggCTCATTGGCCAACAATCTAATTATAATAGGTCTCTCTTGGAAATACCCTCCAAAATGTGGCATTTTGGTTTAATATACATCCTAGTAACAAGTGAAATCAGaaatttcttccctttcctttcccaaAGCCTTCCACTATGTATGGTGTTTTTAATATCCTCACCCACacctcatttataaaaataatcacaGGCTTTAAAGGCATCCATCCAGGttctcatatacatatacatccaaACACACTTACCCGTATTTTATGTCTCTCTCTGGTGCCAATTCTCAGTGCAAAGGTGGACCCAGGTAACAGTGGCCAACAAAAACACTCTCCATAATGCCTGGCGATGTCACACTCAAGACACATGGGACAAAAGAGACCACAGAAACCTGTCAATAATCACATAAAGGCAAGTCAAGGTTCTCAGAGGTGCCTGGAGCCACTTCACATCTCAAAGAGCATTTACAACCCTATGCCATCAATTTAATGCTGCTTCGTCTCCCTACAATCAGAGATTGAGGATGAATAACCAATTCTCAAAACTCAGTGTATGAAAATTGCCATAACTGAGCCACATCAAAATTGTCTTCTTTTGTTAAACACTGGCGAAGCTGAATCTGCTACAATTCTGTTAACATTCACTACAGTAATTGTTTTTACTGTCAAGAGAAAagcattaaataatttttatagttgAAACATGTGTTGCTTCTATTATGTTCATCTATctaatttcaatatttaaaatagacaCAGTATATAATACTTTTGAATAGCAGGCGTCTTTTTTATATATGTGATTGAAAGCTCTTTTATGATACACTGATTCTGCCTGCTATTCTTATCAGGACTTTATTTCTCAGGCCTGAAGGTTTCTCTAATGTTTACAGTTTCATGGAGTCACTGACACGTACCAGTTTTAATCTGTAAACTAGTAGAGGCTTGGTTCCTCAAACATGTACTGGAAACAGttgatcatttattcattcattcatctttaaCTTACTGATACCATTCCCTACACATCCTGCATGAACCATTAACACAGAGGTtctgttttaaatacattttggggTCATGGACGCTTTTGAGTATATGGTGATAGCTATGAacttttaagggaaaagaaaaatacatgcacacagaaatgcaaaattgTGCATTCAGTTTCACAGGGTTCAAGGATCCATTGAAAGCTATCATTGGACCGCAGGTTATAAACCCCTGGTAAATGATTAAGATGTTAACATCATTGCAAAATATGACAACATTGATGAATACAAGTAACCTGAACTGTGAAAGAGCAAAAAAACACTTAaccataacctttaaaaatgtattcaataaatatgtaattgAGGCATAATTTACATACAAGAAAATCTACAGATCATAAACATTGAGTTGGATGAGTTGTGACAATCACATTCACGAAAGTACCCAAATGTGCAGAACACTCACCCCAGAGAGCTCTCTTGTGCCCCTTCTTGGGTGATCCCAgtcctcccaccccactccagaCATGATCACTATTCTGATTTCTATTACCATTGAGGGGTTTTACCTCTTTGAGAACTTCATATAAGTGGATCATGTTTAGTTTCATAACTGTCTATTGTTCAACCTCGTGTTCCttgagattcatctatgttgttatAGGCATCtatactttgttctttttattgttcAATAGTAATTCCAATGTATAAATGTGCTATAAATCATATATCCATTTTCTAACTGATAATTCCATtttcaacctgcctgacttcaggctatactacaaaactacagtcatcaagacagtatggtactggcacaaagacagaaatacagatcaacggaacaaaatagaaagctcagaaataaatccacgcacctatggacagcttatctgtgataaaagaggcaagaatatacaatggagaaaagacaacctctttaataagtggtgctgggaaaactggtcaaccacttgtaaaagaatgaaactagaacactttctaacaccatacagaaaaataaattcaaaatggattaaagatctaaacctaagactaaaaactataaaactcctagaggaaaacataggcaaaacactctgacataaatcatagcaggatcctttatgacccacctccaagagcaatgggaataaaagcaaaaattaacaaatgggacctaattaaacttaaaagcttttgcacaatgaaggaaactataagaaaggtgaaaagacagccttaagaatgggagaaaataatagcaaatgaagcaatggacaaagaattaatctaaaaaatatacaagcaactcctacagctcaattccagaaaaatgaacaacccaatcaaaaaatgggccaaagaactaaacagacatttctccaaagaagacatacaaaaaaaaaaaaaaaaagacatacagatggctacaaacacatgaaaagatgatcaacattactcattatcagagaaatgcaaatcaaaaccacaatgaggtaccatctcactccggtcagaatggctgctatccaaaaatctacaaacaataaatgctggagagggtgtggagaaaaaggaaccctcttacactgtaggtgggaatgcaaactaaagccactatggagaacagtgtggagattccttaaaaaactctaaatagaactgccatatgacccagcaattccactgctgggcatacacaccaaggaatacagaattgaaagagacacgtgtaccccagtgttcatcacagcactgtttataatagccaagacatggaagcaacctagatgtccatcggcagacgaatgggtaagaaagctgtggtacatatacacaatggaatattattcggccattaaaaagaacacatttgaatcagttctaatgaggtggatgaaactggagcctattatacaaagtgaagtaagccagaaagaaaaacaccaatacagtatactaacgcatatatatggaatttagaaagatggtaatgataaccctatatgtgaggcagcaaaagagacatagatgtatagaacagtcttttgaactctgggagaaggcgagggtggggtgatctgagagaatagcattaaaacatgtatattatcacatgtgaaacagatcgtcagtccaggttcgatgcatgagacaggatgctcagggctggtgcactgggatgacccagagggatgggatggggaggaagatgggaggggggttcaggatggggaacacatgtacacccatggctgattcatgtcaatgtatggcaaaaaccactataatattgtaaagtaattagcctccaattaaaataaacaaatttttaaaaaagaagaagaataccCTGTCAAAGACCAGTCTCTGACtcctcatccctccctccctcttcaacAGTCAGGAGTACAGAGTCCCACTCCCCGTTTCAGTAACAAAGAAGCAGAAATCTAGGAATGCTGTTTTATCTTAGAACCTCCAGGGGATGTGCCTGAATTCTGGACTTCTTCCATTTCATGTAAGGGGTGAGGGAGCACATATGCACAAAGGGCAAGgcgctggggtgggaggaggacaAGGAGCAGCCTACCTTCCAGGAACAGAAGGTCTATTTCCTCTCTTTCATCAGGAATCTTGAGACAATCTCTAGATTATACATTGCAGTCATCACTTGGCCCAAAGGAAACACTAAAGTCAGCCTTGACTAAGTCTAGGATGTTTCAtcccacatttaaaaaatcattactcCTAGCGAGATCAGCAGGCCCCACACAGCACTGACAACTGGTATCAACAGGTCAGATGATAGTAAGTGGCCCATGAACTTAATGTGAGTTCAGAGTGGTAATATGGTATGTAGCCCTGATTTAGAGAACTTTGAAATCATGGTACATAGAAGTCAACCAAAACTCATTTTATGCATGAATTACaaaatacagtagtgtgtatctctgcaaagaaaaaattaatcaaagTTGCATAATTATAAAGCTGGCAAGCTAAATGAGTAATAAATTGTGTTTATACAATTGCCTGCGCCGTACCACTTTAACTGACAAAGAAATGCCCACCATCCTTCATAAGCCTTTTGTAAAGATGTTGTTTTGTGCACTGGAATTCTTGTACCTTATTTTTATGACTcatatgtctttttaaataacacatgctgttaattttatttttaagccttCCCATTGTATAGCCACGTTATCTTAGTGTTCATTATGAGGCAGTAACAGATACTGAGGAAACACACCCAAAATTCAATTACCTTGGGACAGAAGCCagatataataaaaaacaaaacactataaaaGCCAAAGTTTTATTACATAATAGCTGGTAATTATACAGATTTTACCATGTGCCAAGCCCTGCTAAAAGTACTTTGCATCTATTAACTCAATTCTTACAACAATCCTATAAAATTTACTCTTACtaggcccattttacagatgagcaatcTAAAGCCCAGAGGATTTAAGctatttgcccaagttcatacatTTATTAGGAAGGCGCAGAGGCCACGTTTGAACTCAAAtaagtctgactccaaagtctcAACAACTACACATAACACATATGCCATATGTTCTCACGTTTTATGTATTTATCTAGTAAACAACTGTGGAGTTGTGTGTTCCAAGACAGTGCCCTCACTACCACCACTTGGTATTTATTTCTGTAGGACAGGCTGAAATTATGCAGCTTCTTTAGGAAATGAAAGATCCTTGCTCAGGGCAGGATGATGGAATCCTTTGTCTGAAGGAGACTCTCAGGGGAAATTCTGCTACCTATATCACAGACCAAGgtttagtatccagaatatacagAAAACCTACAAATCAATGTATAAAGGactaaacaaaagaagaaaatgaacataaGACACGAATAGGTAATTCACAAAACAAGaaacacaaatggccaataacaaacatgaaaagttgttcaacatcattagtaatCAGGGAATTGCATATTGACAATCAGAAACCATTTATTACCAATAAGAGTGctgaatttttcttaattttttaatatcaaatattGTGGGACATCATAGAGAAAATAGGTACTCCCCAGACATATGGGAGTGGAAATTGGCACAGTCGCTTTCAAAAGCAACTTGGCTGAatcaagtaaaatttttaaatactctgGGATCCAATAATTCCACAAATAAGAGTAATgcttacacatgcacacaaagagGCAGGTACAAGGATATCCAGTGCTGCATTATTTGtgacttaaaatttaaaacaagtgtACATTGATAGACAAAAGCGTAAATAAACCATGATGGTGTAAATCATACTAGGGAATGATTAAGAATGCAGTAAAAGATAAATTAAGTAACAACAGGGATAAATCTGTAAGATatattttgagttaaaaaaaatcaagctgcATAACAATATTATAGCATAATACCATTTATGCTTTGTTTAAAGAGCTACAAAGCAGTAGTATATATTACtaatagatatatatgtaaatgaaaaagAGTGACATGGTTCTGTTTTCTGTAATgttccatttttaaataaaataagcatattcATGTGTTATTTGTATATgcaagtatatgtgtgtatagatatacaaacgcacacacatatatattccaatgctgctgctgctaagtcgcttcagttgtatctgactctgtgtgaccccatagatggcagcccaccaggctccaccgtccctgggattctccaggcaagaacactggagtgggttgccattgccttctcctatacattccaatgaagtgaagtgaagtgaagtcgctcagtcatgtccgactctttgcgaccccatggactgtttagcctaccacactcctccgtccatgggattttctaggcaagagtactggagcgggttgccacatacatataaatatagatatgtatatctttttcctttgtaaaagAAACTCAGGGTCAAGAAAGATCCAAGCCATAAATTCAACCTCTTCCTCTTACACTCAAAGGCCTGGTGGTTATGTCAGCTTCCACAGCCTAAATATTCCTGGCCTGTTCTCTGGCATGAACTCCACCCTCAAGCATGGAATGTGGCTCACTATTCATCCCTCTAACTCACAGGGGGAGTCAAGATAAAAAGGAACCCCACAGAACCATGTGGAGCCCCAGGGGGCAGAAGCAGGAAAGGTAGGTGGAAACTGCAGTGAGGCACATTTCAGATCAGTTATCACAAAAAGGCAGAATCACCTAACAAAAAAAGACTCTTAAAAAAGGAGTAGAGCGCGCTCATACATTGAGgtgggtgggagtgtaaattagtGCAACTTCTAAATGGAGAGCTGTTTGGCAACTTCGGTAGAGATGTAAAATGGGACGTGCTATCTGACCAGCAGGTCAGCAATTACTATCTCCTCAGCAATTACCCACAGATCAACGGACACACGTACCAAATGGCACCTACACGAGTACGCTCACAGGGCGCTGGTTTGAACAGCAAAACATCTGGAAACCACAAAAAGGTCTGCTTATAAGAATTTGTGGATACATGAATTATggtacattcatacaatggaatctatgcagtcatttaaaatattagctCCAAAAGAGCTGATAGGGTCTGATCACCTATAttgttaaattaaaacaaaataaagatgcaG is a window of Muntiacus reevesi chromosome 1, mMunRee1.1, whole genome shotgun sequence DNA encoding:
- the PLAC8L1 gene encoding PLAC8-like protein 1; its protein translation is MDWFGNYFSKFPEDVSFLNTHAPLLLSLVSSEDEQCFISNLRSHAPAQAVVRQPVRGASGRTAVTAIVRTGGDWSTGLFSVCRDKRICFCGLFCPMCLECDIARHYGECFCWPLLPGSTFALRIGTRERHKIRGTLCEDWLAVYCCWPCSICQVARELKVRTSQLYEIYMAPSTKEAFI